A stretch of Panthera tigris isolate Pti1 chromosome E2, P.tigris_Pti1_mat1.1, whole genome shotgun sequence DNA encodes these proteins:
- the LOC122234311 gene encoding uncharacterized protein LOC122234311, with amino-acid sequence MKWKLYCGLPQSDGCQMLGTQYQALLLDQPRIRFCAPTTLNPATLLPEGQNPPLHSCPETLAMISSLRSDLTDIPLHDPDISMFSDVSSFVFQGQRYAGAAVTTDREVLWQQTLPPGTSAQRAELIALTKALKLGRNKSVNIYMDNCYAFATAHVHGSIYQERGLLTEGKAIKNKAEILDLLAAIWEPARLAIIHCPGHQKGNSLEAIGNRLADAAAREAALTKSESALELPILTEPLLPLEPRYTPKDLEWISRKGGSKMPGQKWFQDPEGDLVWVKRHEPKTLEPRWKGPHTVILTTPTAVKVDGVRTWIHHSQVKKNCVKAGTTQTDTEPDNKQQWKVQRHPEDPLKLRLMQE; translated from the exons ATGAAGTGGAAACTTTACTGCGGGCTCCCCCAGAGCGATGGCTGTCAAATGCTCGGTACCCAATATCAAGCATTGCTACTCGACCAGCCCCGAATACGTTTTTGTGCTCCCACAACCTTAAACCCAGCCACTTTGCTGCCTGAAGGACAGAATCCCCCTCTACACTCTTGCCCAGAAACCTTGGCAATGATCTCGTCCCTCCGCTCTGATCTTACGGACATTCCTTTAcatgaccctgatatcagcaTGTTTTCAGACGTCagtagttttgtgtttcaagggcAAAGGTATGCCGGTGCTGCGGTGACAACAGACCGTGAAGTTTTATGGCAACAGACCCTTCCCCCAGGAACTTCAGCCCAACGCGCAGAGCTCATCGCACTAACAAAAGCCctaaaacttggaagaaacaagtcagttaacatttatATGGACAACTGCTATGCTTTTGCAACTGCCCATGTACACGGATCCATTTATCAAGAGCGTGGTCTCCTCACAGAAGGCAAGGCcatcaaaaataaagctgaaattttagATCTTCTAGCAGCCATCTGGGAACCTGCGAGGCTGGCAATCATTCACTGCCCGGGACATCAAAAAGGCAACTCCCTAGAGGCAATTGGAAACCGCCTGGCTGATGCAGCAGCCCGAGAAGCTGCCCTAACTAAAAGTGAAAGTGCCTTGGAGCTACCGATCTTGACAGAGCCCCTGCTTCCACTGGAGCCCCGTTACACTCCTAAAGATTTGGAGTGGATTTCCAGAAAAGGGGGAAGTAAGATGCCGGGACAAAAGTGGTTTCAGGATCCTGAAG GAGACTTAGTCTGGGTCAAAAGGCATGAGCCTAAAACCCTGGAGCCGCGCTGGAAAGGACCACACACCGTGATTCTGACTACGCCCACGGCCGTGAAGGTAGATGGTGTCCGAACCTGGATTCATCACTCTCAGGTTAAGAAAAACTGCGTGAAGGCGGGAACAACCCAGACTGATACAGAACCAGATAACAAACAGCAATGGAAGGTTCAAAGGCATCCAGAAGATCCTTTAAAGCTAAGACTGATGCAGGAATAA